CGCGCCAGCCGCTTGCGCAACGTGTGCTGGAAGCTGGTGTCGTAGGCCGGTTCGACAAAGTGCGTGCCGCCGGTCGGCACCGCCGTGATGAGCCCGGCGCGCGACACCAGCGTGCCGTCCTTGAACACCCACTCGGGCGTGCTGAACATGCGCTCACGGTCGGGGTCGTCGCGGTAGACGGCGATGTCGGCCGCCGCACCCACGCCGAGCTGGCCGCGGTCGGCCAGGCCCAGCAAGCGGGCCGGCGCGGCGCGGGTCAGGATCGCGATCTCCTGCAGCGTCAGCTCGCGGGTGATGGCTTTCAGCGCGCTGTTGGCGGCCACGTCGGGGTGCAGGCGGGCGAGCTGTTCTTCGCGGAAGCTGCGGTCCATCAGCAGGCGGATCAGGTGCGGATAACTCGTGAACGGCCCGCCGTTGGGGTGGTCGGTGGTCAGCACCACCTGCCAGGGGTTGCGCACCAGCAGGAACAGCTCCAGCCCGATCGCCCATTGCAGTGCGTTGACGTAGCTGCTCTCGCGGTAGCGGAACGGCACCACGCCGCAGCCGGCTTCGCATTCGATGTCGGAGCCGATCCACTTGCGCGGGCTGGCGATGCCTGAATTGGCGTGCTGGCGCATGGTGTCGCCGCTGGCGGTGACGGTCTGGCCGAAGATGATCTGGCCGACGTCGATGCTGATGTTCGGATGCGCGTTGACCGCCTCGGCCAGCTGCAGCGCGGCGGATGAAAACTTCTTCGGCCCTTCGGTGCCGTAGGCGTGGAACTGCACGTGCGTAAGGTGCGCCGGCAGGCCTTCGAGCGCGGCGATGGTTTCGAGCGTCGAGGCGATGTTGCCGGCCACGCCCAGGTTGCTGCCGTGGATGTGCAGCGGGTGCGGCACGCCCAGCTGCTGCAGCCCCTGCGCCAGCGCATGCACCACCTGGCGCGGCGTCACCTGCCAGTGGGTGTGCGCCTCGTCGACATCGAGCTTGCGCTGGTTGAACTTGAAGGCCGAGATGCCGCCGGGGTTGACCACCTTCACGCCCATCGCCTTGGTGGCGTGCAGCGTCCAGCCGATCAGGTCGCGGATCTGGTCGGGGTGGGCGCCTTCGGCGAGCATCTGCAGCAGCAGCTCGTCGTTGCCGAGCATCACGTAGGCGCCGTGGTCGAGGATGGGGGTGTCGCCCATCTCCATGTGGGCGTGGCGCGCGTTGGCCGCCACCATCGCCGGCTCGAACGCTGCCGTGTAGCCCATCTGCACGTAGCGGTAGCCGGTGGCCAGCGTGCCGGGCGTGACGTGGCCACACGAGTCGAATTCGAGCGCATTGCCGGGCCGCCCGCAGGGGTTGGCATCGACGCGGTGGTCCTCGGGCAGCAGCAGGCGCGACAGGTTGACCTTGCCGCCGCCGATGTGGGTGTGCAGGTCGATGCCGCCGGCCATCACGGTGCAGCCGCTGGCGTCGATGTCTTCGTCGACCGGCTCGCCGGCTTGCAGCGCGACGATGCGGCCATCGCGCCAGGCGAGGTCGCGCAACTCGCCGTCAATGCCGTGCACCGGGTCGTGCAGCCGGCCGCCGCGCAGTCGGATCGTCGTCATGGCAGCACCTCGGCGAGCGACTCGGGAACGGGTTCTCGCGCGGGTAACTGGCTCAGCAATTGAGTCACCACGTCGGCAACGCCGGGCAGGCTGTCCTCATGTCGGTCAGGCAGGCGATGCAGCCGCACGAGCACGATGCCGTCGGTGCGGAACAGGTGGCCGCCCGACTGCACACCCGGCGTCGCGACCGGGATGAAGATGGTGTTGCGCTCGTCGCCCAGCTCGGCGGCGAGTGACGGCAGGCCGAGCACGATGCGCGGCAGGCCCGGCGTGGCGGGTGGTGGCATGCCGGGGAATGCGGCCACCCACAGCAGCAGGTCGACCGCTTCGTCGGCCAGCAGGCGGGCGGCGTCGAAACGCAGCGGATCGTGTTCGAGCCCGCGCGGGCCGACCCGCGTGCGCAGCGGCAGGCCCGACAGCCACGTGTGCACGGCCTGCGCGGTCAACGCACCCTGCCCGCCGCCGAGCGGGAAACCCGCCGCGCGGGTGCGCTGGTTGAGTCGGCCGACCAGCTGGTGCAGGCGCTCGATCAGCAGGCCGGCGTGGGCGCCGAGCTGGGCGGGTTCCCACATCAGCACGGCGTAGGTGGCCGCTCGCAGCCGCGCGGCCAGATCGGCCAAGGCCGGCGCTGCGGTGCCAGGCAGCGGCCGGTTGTCGACCAGCAGGTGCAGGCAGGCAAGTGTGTCGGCCAGATCACCCTGCAGCGGCACTTGCAGCACGGGCAGGCGGTGCGCGCCGATCTCGACCTCGGTCTGGCTGATGCCAGGCTCGCCGACGAACACCAGCACCGGCGCCTGCTCGCGCTCTTCGAGCACCCGGTGCAGCAGCCGCGGCGCGCGCTCGGGCGCCCAGCTGCCGACCATCACGATCAGGTCGGCGCGCTCGCGTACCTCGGCCAGCGTGGTGGTGTAGCCGCCGCGGTCCTGCAGCGCGCGCAGGGCCTGGCTCATGGCTTCGCCGCCGGCGGCGTCGCTGATCGCACCGGTGGCGCAGGCCAGCCGGTAGAGCGCGCGGGCGCCGGCCACGTCGGTGCCCCAGCCGCCGAGCAAGGGCTGGCGGCTGGCAGACAGCAGTTTGGCGGCGGCGGCGAGGGCGGCGTTCAGCGACACGTTGTGGCCGTTGAGACGCGGGTGGCTCGGCATCGACGCGGTCGCGGCCAGGCCGGCACGCGCGAGAGCGCAGTCGGGCGCGCTGGCGTTCTGGTCGTCGCACAGCAGGGGGCAGAACGGGCAGGTCCAGACCGAACTCGCCGAGGTCGGCGTCGACGCAGCCGGCGATGGGGCATTCGTGGGGCTCATGAAACCCTGTCAAGGCAAACCGCGTGCCATCGCGCATCTGCCCACCCAGGCGCCTGAAACCGGCCCACCGGGGCGCTACAGAGACAGGCTGTATCCGCGAGGCCGCCGGCCGCCGCGACACAGCGCCACACAGTGTGCCGTTCCCGGGCCGCCGAAACGGCAACCCGAGGGCGATCGCGGGCGCGATCCATCCCCCAGGGCAGTGCCCGGGATGGCACGAAAACTGATTGCGCGATTGAGCATGCGCAAGCCCTTTTCACCTTGTGGCCATGGCCGAGCGGCGTGCCGCTCAGCCGGCAGCACCCCGCTCGCGCGAGGCAGACGCGTCGGACGCGGCCAGGCGGCCGTCATGCAGCGCACTCGCCACCAGCCACGCCTGGGCGCCGGCCGCGGCGGCGTGCCGCAGGTCAGCCGCATCACGCACCCCGCCGGCGCCGATGAACTGCGTGTGCGGCGAGCGCAGCCGCAGCGCGGCCAGGGTGTCGAGATCGGGCCCGGCCTGGGCGCCGACCCGTTCGAGCGTCATCACGATCACGCGCTGCGGCCAGGCGTCGGGGCGCTCCCAGCAGCCGGCGGCATCAAGGCGCTGGCCGTCGCGGCGGTCGAGCGAGAGGATAGCGCGCGCGCCGATCGCGTCACGGGTCACAACCTCGGGCGCAAAACACGCGGCCAGCGCCTGCGCGTCACGCAGCGATTCGCTTGCGAACACCGGGTCGATCGCGGCGGCCTCGGCCGGGTCGAGCTGATCCAGCACGGCGCTCGCGGCGGCCCGGTCGGCAAAACCGGCGTCGAGCCAGATGCGCAATCCGGGCAGGCCGGCGAGCAGCTCGCGCAGCACCGCGTGCTGCACGGCGCCGCCTTGCAGCGCGTCGAGATCGGCAACGTAGAGCACGCCGCTGCTGGTGTGGCGGCGCAGCGCACGCGCCATCGCGAGTGGATCGCTGCCCTCGCACAGCATCGACTGCATGGGCAGATAAGCGCTGCGCTGGCCGCGCACGGCACGCACCACCTGGCCGCCCATCAGGTCGAGCACCGGAATCAAGTCCATCGTCCGTCCCCCTCACAATGATCCGCAACACTGCGCCGCCCGGTGCCGCCCAAGATGAAGACGATACTGGTTTACGAGTTCCTCAGCGCCGGCGGCCTGGCGGGCGAGCCGGCCGAGGCCGAGCTGATGCCGCTGGGCGTGTCGATGCGCGACGCGATGGCGCGTGACCTGCTGCAGCTGGGCGCCGAACACGTCGGCCACGTCACGCTGGCCGACTGCAGTGCCGCCCCGGCCGACGCACTGCGGCAGGCGCTGGCCGACGAAGGCGGCACCGATGCGCGCCTGCACAGTCAACGCGCCCGCGCGGGCCAGAGCCCGCTCGATTTCCTGGCCGAACAGGCGGCGCTGCACGACCACGTCTGGGTGGTGGCACCGGAAACCGCCGGCCTGCTGCAGCAGTGCCAGGCCGCGGTGGGCGACACCCGCTGGCTCGGCAGCGACGCCCAGGCGCTGCGCATCGCCGCCAGCAAGACACAGACGCTGGCCCGCCTGGCCGCGCGCGGCGTGACCACGCCGCTCGACTTCGCCGGCCCCGGCCAGGCGCAGCGCTGGGTCGTCAAGCCCGACGACGGCGCCGGGGCGGTCGACACCCGGGTGTTCGACGACCTGGCCGCCGCGCGGGCCGACGCGCAGCGCCGCCAGGACGCCGGCCAGGCCGTGACGCTGCAGCCCTGGGTGGAGGGCAAGGCGATGAGCCTGTCGATGATGTGCGGCACGCGTGGACGCGGCGGCCTGCCGCAGGCCGAGCTGCTGAGCCTGAACCGCCAGCGCATCGGCGTGGCGGCCGACGGCCAGGTGCGCTTCGACGGCGTGCACCGCATCAGCACCGACCCCGCCGACCCGCGCTGGCCGCAGCTGCAGGCGCTGGCCGACACGGTGCTGCAGGCGCTGCCGGGGCTGCGCGGTTTTGTCGGCATCGACCTGGTCTGCCATCCGCAGCGCGGGCCGGTGGTGATCGAGGTGAACGCGCGCGTCAGCTGCGCCTATGTCGGCCTGTCGGTGGCGCTCGGTCGCAACCTGGCGGCGCTGACGCTGGGGCTGCGGTCGCGCCGGGCCAATCACGGAGCCGTGCATGTCGGGCGCTGAATTCGACGTCGGTTCCGACACCGACACGGTGATCGGCTGGGACATCGGCGGCGCCCACGTCAAGGCCTGCCTGCGGGTCGACGGCGCGGTGCGCGACGTGGCGCAATGGGCCTGCCCGCTGTGGCAGGGGCTGCAGCACCTCGACGCCGCGCTGGCCGATGCGCAGCGGCGCTGGCCGCAATGGCTGGGCTCGGCGGCTCACGCCGTCACGATGACCGGCGAGATGGTCGACCTGTTCACCGACCGCGAAGACGGCGTGCGCCGCATCAGCGCGCTGCTGGCACAGCGCTTGGGCGGGCCGGTGTGGATCTACGCCGGCCCGGGCCAGTGGGTGGCGCCGGCCGATGCCGCGGCGCACTGGCCGCAGATCGCCTCGGCCAACTGGCGCGCCACCGCGCAGCACGCCGCCGCGGTGCTGGGGCGCGGGCTGCTGATCGACATCGGCAGCACCACCACCGACCTGATCGCCTTCGACCGCGGCCAGGTGCTCGGCAACAGCGTGAGCGACCGCCACCGCCTGGCCAGCGGCGAGCTGGTCTACCAGGGCGTGGTGCGCACGCCGCTGTGCGCGCTGGCGCCGCGCATCGTGCTGCAGGGCGAGGTGCTCAACGTGATGAACGAGTTCTTCGCCACCACGGCGGATGTCTACCGCCTGAGCGGCGAACTCGACCCGGCGCACGACCTCTACCCGAGCGCCGACAACGCCGACAAGGGCCTGCCCGCCACGCGCGCCCGGCTGGCGCGCATGGTCGGCTGCGACGTGCGCGATGCCAGCGCGGCCGAGTGGCTCGCCTTTGCCCACGCCTGGCGCGCCGCGCAGCTCGACGAGCTGGCCGGCCAGGCGCTGCGGGTGCTGCAGCGCCACGACCTCGATCCCGCCGGACTGCGCGTGGTGGCGGCGGGCTGCGGTGCTTTCCTGGTGCCCGAGTTGATGGCGCTCATCCGGCGGCGTGGTGGCCACCACGAAACGCGCGAAAGCGTGAACGACTGCATCGACTACGGCCACGCGGTGGCGCGCATCGAAGCCGGCGCGGGCCACGATGAGCGCGCCCGCTGGGCCCGGGTCTGCGCCCCGAGCGTGGCGGTCGCCACGCTGTACCGGCCAGGCCGGCAACCGAAGTCACCCGAGGTGCGCTGATGTGGGTCGTCAAACTCGGAGGCAGCCTGTGCACCGATGCGCTGCTGCCCGACTGGCTGGCGCTGCTGGGCCAGCTCGGCGGTGGCCGCGTGGCACTGGTGTGCGGCGGCGGCACGCTGGCCGACGAGGTGCGCAGCCTGCAGGGCCGCTGGCAGGTGGGCGACCTGAGCGCACACAACATGGCGGTGCTGGCGATGGTGCAGAACGCCTACCTGCTGCACGGCCTGAACCCGGCCCTGCAGCCGGTCTGCCGCGAGGTCGACGTGCTGCCCACGCTGCGCCGCGGCGGCGTGGCGCTGTGGATGCCGCTGGAGCTGCTGCGCGACCAGTGCGACGCCACCACCAACTGGGACGTCACCTCCGACAGCATCGCGCTGGGCCTGGCGCAGCGCCTGAACGCCGAGCGGCTGGTGGTGATCAAGAGCTGCCAGGTCGACGAGCAGTTGAGCCTCGAAGCCCTGGTGGCGCACGAGGTGCTCGACCGCAACTTCGCCGCCCAGGCGCGCCAGTCCGGCATGCCGATCGACCTGCTGAGCCGCGAACAGGGTGGCGAGATGAAGTCGCTGCTGCTGCAAGGCTGCCGGGCGCATTGAGCGCAAGGCGGGCAACCGCCCCGACGCGGCACGGCTGACCGGCACCTCAAGCGCCCAGCACCTCGACCAGTTGCGCCAGCAGCCGCGCATCCATCCCCTCGCGCCGATCGCCCACGCACACGGCGGAGCGGAAGCCGGCGAAGTCCGGCGCCAGCCGACGCAAGGCCGGCAGATCGCACAACTGCAGCGCGCCGGCCAGGCCGATCAGGCTGCCGTGTGCACGCACCTGCGCGATCAAACCGGCCAGCTCGACGGCACCCAGGCGCTGCAACAAGGAGCCGCCGCGCTTGTCGGCGGTGTCGAGCATCACGGCAAAAAAGCGCTGGGCACAGACACGCTGCAGCAGCGCCGGCTCGACGCCGTTGTCGGCGATCAGCACCGGCACCAGCGGCAGGCCTTCGCGGTCGAGGCGGCCGAGTTCCTCGACCAAGGCCATCAGCGCTTCAGGCCCGCTGGCCGAGGCCGGATCGATGCCGACCTTGACGTGATCGACCCCACACGCTGCCACCTGCCGCACACGCTCGCGGATCTCGGCCAGCGCGTGCGCCGGCCAGTCGCCGATGGTGGCGCTGATCGGCACGCCGGGCGCCACCTCGCGCAGCGCACGCACGATCTGCGCGATGTGTGCCACCGCCAGGCCACCGAGCGCGCCGTCGTTGGGTTCCTTCAGGTCGATGAAACCGACGCGGGCCTGCGCGGCGAGTCGCGCCTCGGCCAAGTTGCGCACGCTGACCAGTGCGCGCAACGTGGTGACGGGCCCGGCCTCGTCGAGCCGCGCCGCAGGCAGTGCCGGACGTGCGCCCATCACGCTGCTCCTGTCGCTGGCGCGGCAGCGCGATGGCGGGCGATGGCCTGCTGCAGCCAGCCCCAGGCTTCGTGTTCGGCCGCGCTGGCGGTCTTGTCGATGGCGATCTGCAGGTAGCTCATTTCTCGGTCGATGCGTTCGGCACTCAGCATGTGCAGGCGGCTGACCAGCACCGCGCCTTCGATGACGGCGGCCTGGGCGCGGTTGAAGCCGAAGAATGGCGCGTGCGTCACGTCCTCGACTGCGCGCATTGTCAGCACCGGGCGCTGCGGGTCGTCGCTGACGTGTTCGAGTTGCAGCGCCAGGTGGCGCAGCGCGCAGGTCAGGCGCCGGCTGTCGATGGCGGGCACCGGCTCGGTCGGCCAGTCGCGCCGGCCGGTCACGCAGCCGGCGAACACGCGCGTGTCGGTGATGACGTTGAGCACCGCGCTGCGCCGCGCCAGGATGTTGTCGAGCGTGGTCGAGGGTTTGAAGGGCATCACCACCACGCGGTCATCGCGGTAGCGCACGCCCATCGGCGCGACGTGCAGTTTTCCTTCGGCAGAGAGCGTCGTCACGACGGTCTCGAAGATCACGTCATTCGTCATGTCGGATTGGGTTTGGTGTTGACTCGCGTGCTGCCCGGCGCGCACCAGCCGCTCAGGTCTTCGGCGCGGCGCTCCACCGCCACGCCCCAGTCGAGCGGCTGGTCCTGCACGTAGCGTTTGCCGAGTTGGTGGGCGATCTGTGCGCGTGCCAGTTCCACGCCCATGTAGAAGGCGTGGCCGGCGTCGCCCTGCAGGCCGAGCTGGGGCCAGAGTTCGAACGGGTCCTGGCCCAGCCGCAGGCCGTCGCGGTTGTAGACGTGCAGGCCCAGCGGCGAGACCTGCACGCGGAAGTTCGGGTCCTTGACCTGCGCGGCGGTGGCGGCGATCTCGTCGGGCGTGTCGGGCCAGGGCTGCTTGGCGTGCACCGTCATCAGCGCGTCGCTCAGGCCCTTGGGCAGCGTGTTCATGCGCGTGGCGGCGTGCATCACGCGGCGCGCCATGTCGGCCTCGCGCACCGCGCGGCGGGCGTGCGCGCTGACCTGGGTGGTCAGGATCGCGGCCACGTCCAGCTCGGCGGCCATGCCCAGCAGCAGCGCGTTGATGCCGCTGGTGTCGGCCTCGGTCAGCTCGGTCAGGTTGCCCACGCCCATCATGATGGCAACGTCGGGGAAGCGGTCGCGCAGGCGCTGGTAGCGCACGATCGAGCGCGTGAAACCGAAGGGGATCGGGTCCAGGATCGGGTCGGCCAGGAACGGTTTGCCGCGCCGCTGCATCTGCTCGATGGCCGCGTACAGCGCCGCCTCGTCGGCCGGCTCGCGGGCGATCAGCACCGGGGTGGACGGCACCTCGTCGGCGATCCACAGCAGGTCGGGCGGCAGGCTCAGCAGGTAGTCGGCGCCGGCCCGGCCGCCGCGCAGCAGCTCGTCGCTGGCGTGCGAGTCGACGCTGACGCGGTGGCCCGCGGCCTTGAGCGCACGCACGCTGTCTTCGAGGTGATCGAAGCGGGTGTCGGGCAGGCAGCCGAGATCGATCACGTCGGCGCCATCGGCAGCCAGGCTGGCGGCGCGCGCGACGATCGCATCGACCGACAGCCGCGGCGCATCGACGATCTCGGCAAAGATCGCCACCGCGTACGTGCTCAGGTCGACCGGCCGGGCGGCGCGCTTGAAGTGGCGTGGCAGGTCTTTCAGCTCCTCGGGCCCACGTTCGACCGGGATGCCGAAATGCTGCGTCAGCGCCGCCAGATCGCCGCGGCAGCGGCCCGGCACGATGATGCGGTCGGCGGCCACCGGCAGCGCCACGCGGCGGCGAATCAGGTCGGCGGTCATCAGCGCAGCCACCTGCAGGCCGATCTCGCGCACCTCCCAGGTGAAAGGCAAGGCGCCGCCCTCGCCCGACGCACTCATGTCGGCCAGCACCCGGCGCAGGCCCGGCTCGGCCAGCCGGCCGGTCAGGAAGACGATGTGTTCCACGCGAGCGCCAGTTCGTGCAGACGTTGATCGAGCGCGGCTTCGAGCTCGGCCGGCGAGCAGACCACGCGGCAGTGGTCGATGGCGCGCAGGCGCTCGACGTTGTCGAGCTCGATGCGGCGCGGCTTGAGCGTCACCCACTCGTGCGGGGCGCGGGTCACCACCACCGGCTCGGTGTCGCAGGCGAACACGATGCCGGGGATGCCGAGCTTGCCGGCCTGCGCGAACATGTTGGTGGGCAGGCTGTCGCTGAAGCCGTAGGCACACTTGGCCACCGTGTTGCTGGTGGCGGGTGCCACGATCACGGTGTGATAGATGTCGCTGTAGAGCGCACCCACCGGCACCGAGCTGGCGCTCTTGTCGCGAAAGACCTTGAAGCGGGCCTTGAGCGATTCGAGCCTGATCGCGTAGATGCCCAGCACCTCTTCGGCCGCCGCCGACAGGAAGATGTCGACCTGCGGCAGCCGCGCAGCGATCGCGATCGATTCATGCAGGCCGTGGCCCGAGCCGGTCAGGCACCAGGCAAAACGCGAGCGCGCCGCGGCGTCGGGCTCCCGGACCGTGACGTCAGTCGGGGTGGGAGATCCGGATGTGCAGTTTGTGCAGTCTTCGGTACAGGGTGTTGCGGCTGACATCGAACGCCTTGGCGACGTTGCTCACATTCCAACGGTGCTGTTCGAGCATCTTCAGCAGCACCTGCCGCTCGTTGGCAAGGATGGGGTTGAGTTTGAGGGGCGGCTCCTCGGCGGGCTCGTCGGCGCGGTGATCGGCAGCAAGGCCGGCGCTGTCACCCTCCGCAGGCAAGTTCGGTGCCGCGTCGTGAGGCGGTGCGACCAGGCGCGCCACAACGGCCGGGCTGGCAATCGAAGGCAGGGCGCCACTCACACCGTACTCACCGGCCGCGACGGTCTTGCGCAGCGCCAGCGGCAGGTGCTCGACCTCGATCGGCTCGCCGTCGGCCAGCGCGCAGGCCGAGCGCAGCACGTGGCGCAGCTGGCGCACGTTGCCGGGCCAGGGGTAGGCCATCAGCAGGTCTTCGGCCGCGGGCGACAGGCGGGCGTCGGTGCCACCTTCGGCCACCAGCAGGCTGCGCATCAGCTCGTGGCGATCGCTGCGTTCACGCAGGGCCGGCAGGTTGACCTCGACCCCGGCCAGCCGGTAGTACAGGTCTTCGCGGAAGGCGCCCTTCTCGACCAGATCGAGCAGGTTGCGGTGGCTGGCGCTGAGCAGCTGGAACTGCACCGAGATCGTTTCCTCAGAGCCCAGCGGCGTGACCTGGCGCTCTTCGAGCACCCGCAGCAGGCGGGCCTGCAGCTCGGGCGGCATGTCGCCGATCTCGTCGAGGAACAGCGTGCCGCCGTCGGCCTGCAGGATCTTGCCGCGCCGGCCGCTGCGCTGCGCGCCGGTGAAGGCGCCGGCGCGATAGCCGAACAGCTCGGCCTCGATCAGGCTCTCGGGCAGGCTGGCGCAGTTGACGGCGACGAAGGCGCCGTTCGCGTTCGGGCTGCCCTCGTGCACCAGGCGCGCGAAGACCTCCTTGCCCGAGCCCGTTTCACCGCACAGCAGCACGGGCGTCTGGCGGGCGATGACACGCCGCGCCACATCGAGGTGGCGCGCCAGCTGCGGGTCGGCCAGCGTGGCCACGGTGCCGGGCGGGCGCGCCGCCGCAGCCTGCGCCGCCGCGCGGGTCGCCACGCTGCGGCCGGGCCCGGCCGGGTGGATCAGCACGGCGCCCTGGCCCTGCAAGGCACCGGCCTCCAGCGCCGGGCGGCGCATCACGGCGAAAAAGCGGTTGGCGGCGTTGGCGCGGTAGGTCACGACCGGGTGGAAGGACGACAGGCTGCTGCGCTGCAGCAGGTCTTCTTGCGAGGTCTGGAAGATGTCCTCGATGCGGCGCGAGCGGATGTCGTTGACCGACTGCAGGCCGAGCTGGAACAGCGCGCTGCGGTTGGCCGCGAGGATGCGGCCGTCGTCGGACACCGCCAGCCGCCCCTCGTG
This portion of the Leptothrix cholodnii SP-6 genome encodes:
- a CDS encoding sigma-54-dependent Fis family transcriptional regulator, with protein sequence MAVSLLGTGRHAERVFDVVRGSFGEESNDVVARSWRRCMDEYLLHPDRPRDLRALDPAAIEARLDRMSTLVDCARHEMATLYQQLADDESAVVLTDTDGVILHMVASPDFAREVAPLGLRTGVVWSETEAGTNGMGTCLAAACPVSVQRDEHFYTQFTGLTCSAVPVYNPSGEMAAVLDVSSRSTLMQQHLLVLLGMTARMIENRLIDQCFRHAHPLHFHSRPEFVYTLHEGRLAVSDDGRILAANRSALFQLGLQSVNDIRSRRIEDIFQTSQEDLLQRSSLSSFHPVVTYRANAANRFFAVMRRPALEAGALQGQGAVLIHPAGPGRSVATRAAAQAAAARPPGTVATLADPQLARHLDVARRVIARQTPVLLCGETGSGKEVFARLVHEGSPNANGAFVAVNCASLPESLIEAELFGYRAGAFTGAQRSGRRGKILQADGGTLFLDEIGDMPPELQARLLRVLEERQVTPLGSEETISVQFQLLSASHRNLLDLVEKGAFREDLYYRLAGVEVNLPALRERSDRHELMRSLLVAEGGTDARLSPAAEDLLMAYPWPGNVRQLRHVLRSACALADGEPIEVEHLPLALRKTVAAGEYGVSGALPSIASPAVVARLVAPPHDAAPNLPAEGDSAGLAADHRADEPAEEPPLKLNPILANERQVLLKMLEQHRWNVSNVAKAFDVSRNTLYRRLHKLHIRISHPD